One window of Cellulomonas shaoxiangyii genomic DNA carries:
- a CDS encoding S1C family serine protease, with product MTSRRHHAARTGALVAAAVVLTACAALPAPPAPVPTSVVPSTVPAPAATDDGSQLSPDGFDAAQRMAVRIRNIGCGALSTGSGFAIDEHTLVTNKHVVADSAQLELSTYDGRDVAAEAASTAALADLAVVRTVDALPAAPVLADADPAIGDPVTVVGYPLGRQLTVTDGRIMGAVTDPLHANLGEVLVTDAPVEPGSSGSAALDASGRVIGVVYAKNATGMSFVVPVSTLRTLLADAAAFAPAPTCG from the coding sequence GTGACGTCGCGCCGGCACCACGCCGCCCGCACCGGCGCGCTCGTGGCGGCCGCGGTGGTCCTCACGGCGTGCGCCGCGCTGCCCGCGCCGCCGGCCCCCGTCCCCACGAGCGTCGTCCCGAGCACGGTGCCGGCGCCGGCCGCGACGGACGACGGCTCCCAGCTGTCCCCCGACGGCTTCGACGCGGCGCAGCGCATGGCCGTCCGCATCCGGAACATCGGCTGCGGCGCGCTGTCGACCGGGTCCGGCTTCGCCATCGACGAGCACACCCTCGTGACGAACAAGCACGTCGTCGCCGACTCGGCGCAGCTCGAGCTGAGCACGTACGACGGCCGCGACGTGGCGGCCGAGGCGGCCAGCACCGCCGCGCTGGCGGACCTCGCCGTCGTGCGGACCGTCGACGCCCTGCCCGCCGCACCCGTGCTCGCCGACGCCGACCCCGCGATCGGCGACCCCGTCACGGTGGTCGGCTACCCGCTCGGGCGGCAGCTGACCGTGACGGACGGCCGCATCATGGGCGCCGTCACCGACCCCCTGCACGCCAACCTCGGGGAGGTGCTGGTCACCGACGCGCCGGTCGAGCCGGGCTCGTCCGGGTCCGCGGCGCTCGACGCGTCGGGGCGCGTCATCGGCGTCGTCTACGCCAAGAACGCGACCGGCATGAGCTTCGTCGTGCCCGTCAGCACCCTGCGCACCCTGCTCGCCGACGCCGCCGCCTTCGCACCCGCGCCGACGTGCGGCTGA
- a CDS encoding DUF1844 domain-containing protein: MTDPTDEQDQRAAEAVRDIADVAAVEVITAAAVHLMSAAAVKCGLAEDGPDGPGARHRDLDEARKLITALAALVTASAPDIGNQHARSLRDGLRSLQLAFREASPFPDAPGDGPGEKFTGPVS, translated from the coding sequence ATGACGGACCCCACCGACGAGCAGGACCAGCGCGCCGCCGAGGCGGTGCGCGACATCGCCGACGTCGCCGCGGTCGAGGTGATCACGGCCGCCGCCGTGCACCTCATGAGCGCCGCCGCGGTGAAGTGCGGCCTGGCGGAGGACGGCCCCGACGGGCCGGGTGCACGGCACCGGGACCTCGACGAGGCCCGCAAGCTCATCACGGCGCTCGCCGCCCTCGTGACGGCCTCCGCGCCCGACATCGGCAACCAGCACGCGCGCTCCCTGCGCGACGGGCTGCGGTCCCTCCAGCTGGCCTTCCGCGAGGCGTCGCCCTTCCCCGACGCGCCCGGCGACGGGCCCGGCGAGAAGTTCACCGGTCCCGTCTCCTGA
- a CDS encoding spore germination protein GerW family protein, whose amino-acid sequence MTERTFDPAALLRAAADTLSVRRAFGEAYEHDGVLVVPVARVSGATGTGAGGALGDTSVDGARATGDGGGGGWATHVRPLGVVVVDGRGARWSPVVDVDRAILGGQVALAAVASACAFAWAVRRRR is encoded by the coding sequence ATGACCGAGCGCACGTTCGACCCCGCCGCGCTGCTGCGGGCGGCCGCCGACACCCTGTCCGTCCGCCGTGCGTTCGGCGAGGCGTACGAGCACGACGGCGTGCTCGTGGTGCCCGTCGCGCGGGTGTCCGGCGCGACGGGCACCGGTGCCGGCGGCGCGCTGGGCGACACGTCGGTCGACGGCGCGCGCGCCACGGGGGACGGCGGCGGTGGCGGCTGGGCCACGCACGTGCGGCCGCTCGGCGTCGTCGTCGTCGACGGGCGCGGCGCGCGCTGGTCGCCCGTCGTGGACGTCGACCGCGCGATCCTCGGCGGACAGGTCGCGCTCGCGGCGGTCGCGAGCGCGTGCGCGTTCGCGTGGGCCGTGCGGCGACGGCGCTGA